From Nocardioides sp. HDW12B, the proteins below share one genomic window:
- a CDS encoding nitroreductase family deazaflavin-dependent oxidoreductase, producing the protein MGLLTPLAVRVGSWSFMPKLLPQITATDKFIQKWSRGRVTILDVAGLPNLKLTVVGRKSGIPRETPLLAVPRGADWLIAGSNFGGPKQPVWVVNLEATPDAQITVKGRTYDVHARRLEGTERQTAWDHMVETWPNYRLYESKTDRQIKVFELTPR; encoded by the coding sequence ATGGGTCTCCTCACGCCGCTGGCCGTCCGGGTCGGCTCCTGGTCCTTCATGCCGAAGCTGTTGCCGCAGATCACCGCGACGGACAAGTTCATCCAGAAGTGGTCCCGGGGGCGGGTCACGATCCTCGACGTCGCGGGCCTGCCGAACCTCAAGCTCACCGTGGTCGGCCGCAAGTCCGGCATCCCGCGCGAGACGCCGCTGCTCGCCGTACCGCGGGGGGCTGACTGGCTGATCGCCGGCTCGAACTTCGGGGGCCCGAAGCAGCCGGTGTGGGTGGTCAACCTCGAGGCGACCCCGGACGCGCAGATCACCGTCAAGGGCCGCACGTACGACGTGCACGCCCGTCGGCTCGAGGGCACCGAGCGGCAGACGGCCTGGGACCACATGGTCGAGACGTGGCCGAACTACCGCCTCTACGAGTCCAAGACCGATCGCCAGATCAAGGTCTTCGAGCTCACTCCGCGCTAG
- a CDS encoding diacylglycerol kinase family protein: MSFGAEVRRRLQLAVLGSALVLAVLLVLVAVEAGVVLDADRWIGEPLAGLAADHPWLEDVAHVVAQVTRPIWLNVVAVAVAMLLVVRGFRRPATWLVLVMTGCWTSTLLLKWLVGRARPEYALDSLPDGSFPSGHSSAIACAAGVTLVLATLFVRRRSQRRMVAVLVTSVAVLVGVDRLLLGVHWPSDVVGGFALGALWVLLAAAYADPTPRPASVAPMPSARPGTRRLAVILNPIKVEDPAAFRALVDRRAGELGWSEPVWFETTVEDPGRSMAHAAAVADAELVVVCGGDGTVRTVCAELAGTGIPVGVVPAGTGNLLARNLALPLYLNAAVEVALNGQDRAIDIVRVAGDGLEPDEHFLVMAGMGFDAAIMEGANEQIKAKVGWLAYVVAGMRNLMFPAVRVDISLDDEPFTRHRARTIVVGNVGFLQAGLPLLPDATIDDGRIDVVLVNPARFLSWLRVVVRIVGRRKKVDGTVNRMTGRKVVIKAAHDTPRQIDGDAIGAGTELICECLPGRLLVRVPR; this comes from the coding sequence ATGTCGTTCGGTGCCGAGGTCCGGCGTCGTCTCCAGCTGGCGGTACTCGGCAGCGCCCTGGTGCTCGCCGTCCTGCTGGTCCTCGTCGCCGTGGAGGCGGGCGTCGTGCTCGACGCCGACCGGTGGATCGGTGAGCCGCTGGCGGGCCTCGCGGCCGACCACCCGTGGCTGGAGGACGTGGCGCACGTCGTGGCCCAGGTGACCCGTCCGATCTGGCTCAACGTGGTCGCTGTCGCCGTCGCGATGCTGCTCGTCGTGCGCGGGTTCCGCCGGCCGGCGACGTGGTTGGTGCTGGTGATGACCGGTTGCTGGACCAGCACGCTGCTGCTCAAGTGGCTGGTGGGCCGCGCCCGTCCCGAGTACGCGCTCGACAGCCTGCCCGACGGGTCCTTCCCGTCCGGCCACTCCTCGGCCATCGCGTGCGCCGCGGGGGTCACCCTGGTGCTCGCCACCCTCTTCGTCCGTCGCCGCAGCCAGCGCCGGATGGTGGCGGTGCTCGTCACGTCGGTCGCGGTGCTCGTCGGGGTGGACCGGCTCCTGCTCGGGGTGCACTGGCCCTCCGACGTGGTGGGCGGCTTCGCCCTCGGCGCGCTGTGGGTGCTGCTCGCCGCGGCGTACGCCGACCCCACGCCGCGCCCCGCCTCGGTCGCCCCGATGCCCAGCGCCCGGCCCGGCACCCGTCGGCTCGCGGTCATCCTCAACCCCATCAAGGTCGAGGACCCGGCCGCCTTCCGCGCGCTGGTCGACCGACGGGCCGGCGAGCTCGGCTGGTCCGAGCCCGTGTGGTTCGAGACCACCGTGGAGGACCCGGGCCGCTCCATGGCGCACGCCGCGGCCGTCGCGGACGCCGAGCTCGTCGTGGTCTGCGGCGGCGACGGCACAGTGCGCACCGTCTGCGCCGAGCTGGCCGGCACCGGCATCCCCGTCGGGGTGGTGCCCGCGGGCACCGGCAACCTGCTGGCGCGCAACCTGGCGCTGCCGCTCTACCTCAACGCCGCCGTCGAAGTCGCGCTCAACGGCCAGGACCGGGCGATCGACATCGTGCGGGTGGCCGGCGACGGGCTCGAGCCCGACGAGCACTTCCTCGTGATGGCGGGCATGGGCTTCGACGCCGCGATCATGGAGGGCGCCAACGAGCAGATCAAGGCCAAGGTGGGCTGGCTGGCCTACGTCGTGGCGGGGATGCGCAACCTCATGTTCCCGGCGGTCCGGGTGGACATCAGCCTCGACGACGAGCCGTTCACCCGCCACCGCGCGCGCACGATCGTCGTCGGCAACGTCGGGTTCCTGCAGGCCGGCCTCCCGCTGCTGCCCGACGCCACCATCGACGACGGCCGCATCGACGTGGTGCTGGTCAACCCCGCCCGGTTCCTGTCCTGGCTGCGCGTCGTCGTCCGCATCGTCGGGCGGCGCAAGAAGGTCGACGGCACGGTCAACCGGATGACCGGACGCAAGGTCGTCATCAAGGCCGCCCACGACACCCCGCGCCAGATCGACGGGGACGCCATCGGCGCCGGCACCGAGCTGATCTGCGAGTGCCTGCCCGGCCGGCTCCTCGTCCGCGTCCCGCGATGA
- a CDS encoding DUF4446 family protein, with the protein MSNSSLTVLVVLVGLVSLLGLVIALSTQRSLTARKRGARSSPLPLDLAGLRGEVETLRQEAAGAVRRIGLVRYDAFGDMGGRLSWSLALLDDSGEGVVLTSIHGRSEARTYAKNINAWTSDQQLSPEEQDAVTGARGDAAS; encoded by the coding sequence ATGTCGAACTCCTCCCTGACCGTCCTGGTCGTGCTCGTCGGACTCGTCAGCCTGCTCGGGCTGGTGATCGCCCTGTCGACCCAGCGCTCCCTCACCGCGCGCAAGCGGGGGGCGCGCTCGTCACCGCTGCCGCTCGACCTGGCCGGGCTCCGCGGCGAGGTGGAGACGCTGCGCCAGGAGGCCGCGGGCGCCGTACGCCGCATCGGGCTCGTCCGCTACGACGCCTTCGGTGACATGGGCGGACGGCTGTCGTGGTCGCTGGCGCTGCTCGACGACAGCGGCGAGGGGGTCGTCCTGACCTCGATCCACGGCCGCTCCGAGGCGCGCACCTACGCCAAGAACATCAACGCGTGGACCTCCGACCAGCAGCTGAGCCCCGAGGAGCAGGACGCCGTCACCGGCGCCCGCGGCGACGCCGCCTCCTGA
- the serS gene encoding serine--tRNA ligase encodes MIDPRVLRHEPDRVRAAQERRGLSSDVVDSALAADQARRDAIADFERLRAEQKALGKEIPKAQGEAKQELLARTKTLSAGVKEAEAAQTAAETTYQEVLRSIPNLANEAAPAGGEDDYVVLEHVGTPRDFAAEGFEPRDHIELGRMLGAIDIERGVKVSGARFYYLTGPGADLEMALTQLAMDQARAAGFTTVIPPALVRPRAMEGTGFLGQAADDVYRIEGEDLYLVGTSEVPLAAYHSDEILDPGDLPRRYVALSPCFRKEAGSYGKDTAGIIRVHWFDKVEMFTFTTLEESWAEHQRLLAWEKEFLTKLELAFRVIDVAAGDLGLSAERKFDCEAWIPTQGRYRELTSASNCTDFQARRLDIRGRFEDGTAPVATLNGTLCAMPRTIVAILETHQQADGSVRVPEALRPYLQGREVLEPVTR; translated from the coding sequence GTGATCGATCCCCGCGTCCTCCGCCATGAGCCCGACCGTGTCCGCGCCGCCCAGGAGCGTCGTGGCCTCTCGTCGGACGTGGTCGACTCCGCGCTGGCCGCCGACCAGGCGCGCCGCGACGCGATCGCCGACTTCGAGCGGCTGCGGGCCGAGCAGAAGGCGCTCGGCAAGGAGATCCCCAAGGCGCAGGGTGAGGCCAAGCAGGAGCTGCTGGCCCGGACCAAGACGCTCTCGGCAGGGGTGAAGGAGGCGGAAGCGGCGCAGACCGCCGCGGAGACGACGTACCAGGAGGTGCTGCGCAGCATCCCGAACCTCGCCAACGAGGCGGCGCCGGCCGGCGGCGAGGACGACTACGTCGTGCTCGAGCACGTCGGTACGCCGCGCGACTTCGCGGCCGAGGGCTTCGAGCCGCGCGACCACATCGAGCTCGGCCGGATGCTCGGGGCCATCGACATCGAGCGGGGCGTGAAGGTCTCCGGCGCGCGGTTCTACTACCTCACCGGGCCGGGCGCCGACCTCGAGATGGCACTGACGCAGCTGGCCATGGACCAGGCCCGTGCGGCCGGCTTCACGACCGTCATCCCGCCGGCGTTGGTGCGTCCGCGGGCGATGGAGGGCACCGGGTTCCTCGGCCAGGCCGCCGACGACGTCTACCGGATCGAGGGCGAGGACCTCTACCTGGTGGGCACCTCGGAGGTGCCGCTGGCGGCGTACCACTCCGACGAGATCCTCGACCCGGGCGACCTGCCGCGGCGTTACGTCGCGCTGAGCCCCTGCTTCCGCAAGGAGGCGGGCTCCTACGGCAAGGACACCGCCGGCATCATCCGGGTGCACTGGTTCGACAAGGTCGAGATGTTCACCTTCACCACGCTCGAGGAGTCGTGGGCCGAGCACCAGCGGCTGCTGGCGTGGGAGAAGGAGTTCCTGACCAAGCTCGAGCTGGCCTTCCGCGTCATCGACGTCGCCGCCGGCGACCTCGGCCTGTCGGCGGAGCGCAAGTTCGACTGCGAGGCGTGGATCCCCACGCAGGGCCGCTACCGCGAGCTGACCTCGGCGTCGAACTGCACCGACTTCCAGGCCCGGCGCCTCGACATCCGCGGCCGCTTCGAGGACGGGACCGCGCCGGTGGCCACGCTCAACGGCACCCTGTGCGCGATGCCGCGCACCATCGTGGCGATCCTCG